A stretch of DNA from Methylomicrobium lacus LW14:
CAGTAGGCAAGCGGCATTGCTTTGCGCAGCCCGCCCATTTTAAAAATGTCATGCTCGTGGTGAAAACTGAAGATCACCGCGCCGGCGGCCAAGAATAGCAACGCCTTGAAGAAGGCATGCGTCAGCAGGTGAAAAATCGCCGCCGACCAGGCCCCAACGCCAAGCGCGAGAAACATGTAGCCGATCTGGCTAATCGTCGAATAGGCGAGGATGCGTTTGATGTCGGTCTGCACGAGACCCGAACAGCCCGCCATTAATAGCGTAACCGCGCCAATCAAAGCGACCGCACCTTGCACCGGAGGCGCCAGCATGAATAAGACATGGGTGCGAGCAATCAGGTAGACCCCGGCGGTGACCATCGTGGCGGCATGGATCAGCGCGCTGACTGGCGTGGGGCCTGCCATCGCGTCCGGCAGCCAGGTCTGCAAAGGCAATTGTGCGGATTTGCCGACCGCGCCGCCCAAAATCAGCGCCGCCGCGACGATCGGCAACACGGCACCGGTCGTCCATTGGCTCTGGGCCCGTCCCATCAGCGACGGGATATCGAGCGTATGCAATTCGGTGAAAAGCAGGAATAGGCCCAATGCCAGCGCGGTATCGCCGATGCGGGTCATCACGAAGGCCTTGCGTGCGGCATAGCCGTTGGCCGGATTTTGATACCAGAAGCCGATCAGCAGATAGCTGCCGAGGCCCACGCCTTCCCAGCCCAGGTAAAGCAGCACCAGATTATCCGCGAGCACCAGCACCAGCATCGCCGCGACGAAAAGATTCATGTAGGCGAAAAAGCGCGCATAACAGGCGTCCGTTTCCATGAATTCGGCCGCGTACAGATGAATCAGAAAACCGACGCCGGTTACGACGAACAGCATCGTCAGAGATAAAGCGTCGAGGTAAAAGCCGAACGGAATCGACAAGTCGCCCGACACGA
This window harbors:
- the nuoL gene encoding NADH-quinone oxidoreductase subunit L: MFDLLGWVPIIPLLGFLILVFYGRRLSKPEIAWIGAGSVGISTVLVALLGFEFLQGPMSPYRLTLGSWIVSGDLSIPFGFYLDALSLTMLFVVTGVGFLIHLYAAEFMETDACYARFFAYMNLFVAAMLVLVLADNLVLLYLGWEGVGLGSYLLIGFWYQNPANGYAARKAFVMTRIGDTALALGLFLLFTELHTLDIPSLMGRAQSQWTTGAVLPIVAAALILGGAVGKSAQLPLQTWLPDAMAGPTPVSALIHAATMVTAGVYLIARTHVLFMLAPPVQGAVALIGAVTLLMAGCSGLVQTDIKRILAYSTISQIGYMFLALGVGAWSAAIFHLLTHAFFKALLFLAAGAVIFSFHHEHDIFKMGGLRKAMPLAYWSFMIGSAALTALPFTSGFYSKHEILLAAYETSHILWGAGCLGALITGIYSFRLVFVVFFGKPTREIEKKIGGRMTIPLVLLSVLALCGGLLQIPLDTVFPALSEQNPGQNATLVSIITLAAPILGVAIAGLFYLTGTFSAANFVNLPGARLLNRLFLTGWGLDAIYGAVLIRPFKTLAALNKNDAVDKLYLGIAWLSRQLHRLTSATQTGRIRWYASSMAFGTVVVIAIGLLS